Proteins found in one Pyrus communis chromosome 15, drPyrComm1.1, whole genome shotgun sequence genomic segment:
- the LOC137717968 gene encoding uncharacterized protein, whose amino-acid sequence MKRTAGNCKQSQPADEETRTKFRHESLLQDYLLRRKEFVSKKQMMQAAKQKRDILLAEIRFLRRRYSHLLKIKSAETEPEVRHQNSDVQPKKLAKKKKDANEAVVNKPSRASPEGGGVEHIVSEPVRVEKKRKNHVVNGRKVRKKKIAVQDHLNV is encoded by the exons atgaaaagGACTGCCGGCAATTGTAAGCAATCTCAGCCTGCTGATGAGGAAACTAGGACAAAGTTCAGACATGAAAGTCTTCTGCAGGATTACCTTTTACGACGAAAG GAATTTGTATCAAAGAAACAGATGATGCAAGCTGCGAAGCAGAAAAGAGACATTCTTTTGGCGGAAATTCG ATTTTTGAGACGAAGGTATAGCCATCTGCTGAAGATAAAATCAGCAGAAACCGAACCAGAAGTCCGACATCAGAATTCTGATGTACAGCCTAAGAAGTtggcaaagaagaaaaaagatgcTAATGAAGCTGTTGTAAATAAGCCCTCTCGTGCCTCGCCGGAAGGAGGAGGAGTAGAACACATTGTTTCGGAGCCCGTAAGAGTAGAGAAGAAGCGTAAAAATCATGTAGTTAATGGCAGAAAGGTTCGGAAGAAAAAAATTGCGGTGCAAGATCATCTGAATGTTTAA
- the LOC137718210 gene encoding uncharacterized protein, which yields MEGSSIIPDSVMESVKKTLGDVEELRPHLLQFLSLADADVLAEMPPLDRAHSLLMLSKATTLLFALRLRCTGVNPFNHPVKTEFDRLKLYEEKLEKLVDLSKAPLRPSTTLNHQAATRFIEHSLPDLTSDQRQSMRAISKGDGPTMKYLERNAPKKRKYQSPNKQSVQSAAKEFLEKAAREILGDNEGGLKGPIQISSSDEEDVSMS from the exons ATGGAAGGAAGCTCTATAATACCAGATTCAGTGATGGAATCAGTGAAGAAAACCTTGGGGGACGTCGAAGAACTTCGACCCCACCTCCTCCAGTTCCTCTCACTCGCCGACGCCGACGTCCTCGCCGAAATGCCGCCGCTCGACCGCGCCCACTCGCTGCTTATGCTCTCCAAGGCCACCACCCTCCTCTTCGCCT TGAGGCTGAGGTGCACTGGAGTAAACCCATTTAACCATCCAGTCAAAACGGAGTTC GATAGATTAAAATTGTATGAGGAGAAGCTTGAGAAGTTGGTGGATTTGAGTAAAG CTCCTTTGCGACCGTCTACTACTTTAAATCATCAGGCAGCTACCCGTTTCATCGAGCATTCTTTGCCAGACCTCACCTCTG ATCAGAGGCAAAGTATGAGAGCCATTAGCAAAGGAGACGGGCCAACCATGAAGTATCTAGAAAGGAATGCcccaaagaaaaggaaatatcAATCCCCTAATAAACAATCAGTTCAATCTGCTGCCAAGGAATTCCTTGAGAAAGCAGCACGAGAGATTCTTGGTGATAATGAAGGTGGTCTGAAGGGACCTATACAGATCAGCAGTTCAGATGAAGAGGATGTATCCATGAGCTGA
- the LOC137717966 gene encoding pentatricopeptide repeat-containing protein At4g31850, chloroplastic, with protein MELLIVCSSSMCCSSVNYSVALTDNRIFAISHLGSLKARNFGKLNVWGCGSLSNLTKKRKKGMGFCGFVMKRSEEEMVVGKKNLKISVSSEEVMRVLKSVSDPKSALALFKSFAELPSVVHTTETCNYMLEVLGVDRRVEDMAYVFDLMQKQIINRSLDTYLTIFEGLDVRGGIRQAPFALEVMRKAGFVLNAYSYNGLIYNLIQSGYCREALEVYERVVSEGIKPSLKTYSALMVALGKRRDVKTVMSLLNEMEILGLRPNVYTFTICIRVLGRAGKINEAYEIFKRMDDEGCGPDVVTYTVLIDALCNAGKLDKAKELFVKMKASGHKPDQVTYITLLDKFSDGKDLDTVKEFWSEMEADGYAPDVVTFTILVNALCKAGNVDEAFNMLDTMRKQGVSPNLHTYNTLIGGLLQLCRLDEALKLFNSIDCLGVPPTAYTYILFIDYYGKCGDSGKAMEAFEKMKNKGIVPNIVACNASLYSLAEEGRLQEAQDVYNELKYYGLSPDSVTYNMMMKCYSKVGQIDDAIELLLEMERNGCEADVIIVNSLIDMLYKADRVDEAWQMFYRMKEMKLTPTVVTYNTLLAALGKDGEVEKAIEMFENMAEQGCPPNTITFNTLLNCLCKNDEVTLALKMFCKMTTMSCSPDVLTYNTILYGLIRENRIDYAFWFFHQMKKSLLPDHITLCTLLPGVVKDGRIEDAFKIAENFVYQVGVRADRPFWEDLMGGILIEAEIDRAILFAERLISDRICRDDSVLIPLLRVLCTQRKAFDAHKVFEKFTKTLGIKPTLEAYNYLIEWLLKDHAAERAWDLFKEMKNGGCTPDVFTYNLFLDAHGKSGNITELFELYEEMIFRGCKPNTVTHNIVISSLVKSDSVDSAIDLYYDLVSGDFSPSPCTYGPLIDGLFKSGRLDEAMHFFDEMADYGCKPNSAIFNILINGFAKTGDVEAACDLFRRMIKEGIRPDLKSYTILVDCLCQAGRVDDAMDYFEELKQSGLDPDSVSYNLMINGLGRSRRVEEALTLYDEMRTRGIAPDLYTYNLLILNLGLVGMVEQAGRIYEELQLVGLEPDVFTYNALIRLYSTSGDPDHAYAVYKNMMVDGCSPNVGTFAQLPNQT; from the coding sequence ATGGAATTGTTGATTGTCTGCTCTTCAAGCATGTGCTGTAGCAGCGTAAATTACAGTGTTGCTCTCACTGACAATAGGATATTTGCTATAAGCCACTTGGGTTCGCTGAAAGCTCGAAACTTTGGGAAGTTGAATGTTTGGGGATGTGGGTCTTTGTCAAACTTGACGAAAAAGCGAAAAAAAGGGATGGGTTTTTGTGGGTTTGTGATGAAAAGGTCAGAGGAGGAGATGGTGGTGGGGAAGAAAAACCTGAAAATTTCGGTTTCTTCTGAGGAAGTCATGAGGGTTTTGAAGTCAGTTTCGGACCCGAAATCTGCTTTAGCATTGTTTAAGTCATTTGCGGAGTTGCCTAGTGTTGTTCACACCACTGAAACTTGCAATTACATGCTTGAAGTCTTGGGGGTTGATAGGAGAGTGGAGGATATGGCTTATGTGTTTGATTTGATGCAGAAGCAGATCATAAATAGGAGTTTGGACACTTACCTTACTATCTTTGAGGGTCTTGATGTACGAGGTGGTATTCGACAGGCGCCCTTCGCTCTTGAAGTGATGCGAAAAGCGGGGTTTGTATTGAATGCGTATTCATACAATGGGTTGATCTATAATCTTATTCAGTCTGGATATTGTAGGGAGGCTTTGGAGGTTTATGAAAGAGTGGTTTCAGAAGGGATTAAGCCAAGTCTGAAGACTTACTCGGCACTTATGGTGGCATTGGGGAAAAGAAGGGATGTTAAAACTGTTATGAGCTTGCTAAATGAGATGGAAATTTTGGGATTGAGGCCTAATGTTTATACTTTTACTATATGCATTAGAGTACTTGGGAGGGCGGGGAAAATTAACGAAGCGTATGAGATTTTTAAGAGAATGGATGATGAGGGATGTGGCCCCGATGTTGTGACTTACACCGTTCTCATTGATGCTCTTTGTAATGCAGGTAAACTTGACAAGGCTAAGGAGTTGTTTGTAAAAATGAAGGCTAGTGGTCATAAGCCTGACCAAGTAACCTACATTACTTTGCTGGATAAGTTTAGTGACGGTAAAGACTTGGACACAGTGAAAGAATTTTGGAGTGAAATGGAAGCTGACGGTTATGCTCCGGATGTGGTTACTTTCACCATACTTGTCAATGCTTtatgcaaagctggaaatgttgACGAAGCATTTAATATGTTGGATACCATGAGAAAACAAGGGGTCTCGCCGAATCTTCATACATACAACACTTTAATTGGTGGACTTCTGCAGTTATGTAGGTTGGACGAGGCATTGAAGCTTTTCAATAGTATTGACTGTCTGGGTGTTCCACCTACTGCTTACACATACATCCTTTTCATTGACTACTATGGAAAGTGTGGCGACTCTGGCAAAGCTATGGAGGCCTTTGAGAAGATGAAAAATAAAGGCATTGTTCCTAATATTGTTGCTTGTAATGCATCTTTGTACAGTCTTGCTGAAGAGGGTAGACTTCAAGAGGCGCAGGATGTTTATAATGAGCTCAAATATTACGGGCTTTCTCCAGATTCAGTAACTTACAACATGATGATGAAGTGCTATAGTAAGGTGGGGCAAATAGATGATGCCATCGAGTTACTCTTGGAGATGGAAAGAAATGGGTGCGAAGCAGATGTAATTATTGTTAATTCTTTGATTGACATGCTTTACAAGGCTGACCGAGTGGATGAAGCATGGCAAATGTTTTACAGAATGAAGGAAATGAAGCTCACTCCAACAGTTGTGACCTACAACACATTACTCGCTGCATTAGGGAAAGATGGAGAAGTCGAAAAGGCCATTGAAATGTTTGAGAATATGGCCGAACAAGGGTGTCCTCCAAACACAATAACTTTCAACACACTCCTGAACTGCCTTTGCAAGAATGACGAGGTTACTCTGGCCTTGAAAATGTTCTGCAAAATGACCACAATGAGTTGCAGTCCTGATGTTCTGACCTATAATACTATACTTTACGGCTTAATCAGAGAAAACAGAATTGATTATGCATTCTGGTTCTTCCATCAGATGAAGAAATCACTACTTCCTGATCATATAACATTGTGTACCCTCCTACCTGGGGTAGTAAAGGATGGGCGTATTGAGGATGCTTTCAAAATTGCTGAGAACTTCGTGTATCAGGTTGGGGTACGAGCAGATAGGCCTTTTTGGGAAGATTTAATGGGAGGGATTTTGATTGAAGCTGAAATAGACAGAGCCATTTTATTTGCTGAAAGGTTGATCTCTGATAGGATTTGCCGGGATGACTCTGTACTGATTCCTCTACTTAGAGTTTTGTGTACGCAAAGGAAAGCTTTTGATGCGCATAAGGTATTTGAGAAATTTACGAAAACTCTTGGAATTAAGCCAACACTAGAAGCATACAACTACTTGATTGAATGGCTTCTGAAAGATCATGCTGCTGAAAGAGCTTGGGATCTATTTAAGGAGATGAAGAATGGTGGTTGTACCCCCGATGTATTCACCTATAACTTGTTCCTTGATGCTCATGGGAAGTCTGGGAACATCACCGAACTCTTTGAATTGTACGAGGAGATGATTTTTAGGGGATGCAAGCCTAACACCGTAACGCACAATATAGTCATCTCCAGTCTTGTGAAATCTGATAGCGTGGATAGTGCTATAGATTTGTATTATGATCTCGTAAGTGGTgatttctctccctctccttgTACATATGGTCCTCTCATAGATGGACTTTTCAAGTCAGGAAGACTAGACGAAGCAATGCATTTCTTTGATGAGATGGCCGACTATGGATGCAAACCTAATTCTGCTATTTTTAATATTCTTATAAATGGGTTTGCGAAAACAGGTGATGTGGAAGCTGCCTGTGACTTATTTAGAAGGATGATTAAAGAAGGGATAAGACCTGACCTGAAGTCTTACACCATTCTTGTGGATTGCCTCTGCCAGGCAGGGAGAGTGGATGATGCCATGGACTATTTTGAGGAGTTAAAACAAAGTGGCCTCGATCCTGACTCGGTTTCTTACAACCTTATGATAAATGGACTTGGAAGATCACGGAGGGTAGAGGAAGCACTCACTCTTTATGATGAAATGCGAACTAGAGGAATCGCTCCTGATCTTTACACATACAATTTGCTAATACTCAATCTCGGACTTGTTGGAATGGTGGAGCAAGCTGGGAGGATTTATGAAGAACTACAACTTGTAGGTCTTGAACCTGATGTGTTTACCTACAATGCTCTCATTCGACTGTATAGCACATCCGGGGATCCAGATCATGCTTATGCAGTTTACAAGAACATGATGGTTGATGGCTGCAGCCCCAATGTAGGAACATTTGCACAGCTTCCCAACCAAACTTGA